In bacterium, a single window of DNA contains:
- a CDS encoding DUF3800 domain-containing protein yields the protein MAYILMDESGDLGFDFSKKRTSNFFVITFLFIENKRPVEKIVRKTHYELQKKYKRKRGELHATKENILTRHRLLRRLAEKDCYIMAIYLNKRKVYTKLQNEKAILYNYVTNILLDRIFTKKVLSDYRKIELIASKKETNKFLNENFKNYLNNQIKNRHNIELDISIKTPAEEKALQAVDFISWSIFRKYEHRDESYYNIIKSKIIEENALFK from the coding sequence ATGGCTTATATACTTATGGATGAATCTGGAGATTTGGGTTTTGATTTTTCAAAAAAGAGAACAAGCAATTTTTTTGTTATAACTTTTTTGTTTATTGAAAATAAAAGACCTGTGGAAAAGATAGTTAGGAAGACACATTATGAATTACAAAAAAAATATAAAAGAAAAAGAGGAGAATTACATGCAACTAAGGAAAATATATTAACCCGCCATAGATTATTGAGGAGATTAGCAGAAAAAGATTGTTATATTATGGCAATATATTTAAACAAAAGAAAGGTGTATACAAAATTACAAAATGAAAAAGCAATTCTATATAATTATGTGACTAATATTTTACTTGATAGGATATTTACAAAGAAAGTTTTATCTGACTATAGAAAAATAGAACTAATTGCTTCTAAAAAAGAAACAAATAAATTTTTAAATGAGAATTTTAAAAATTATCTAAATAATCAGATAAAAAACCGTCATAACATTGAATTGGATATAAGCATTAAAACACCTGCTGAGGAAAAAGCATTACAGGCAGTTGATTTTATAAGTTGGTCTATCTTCAGAAAATATGAACATAGAGATGAAAGTTATTATAACATCATTAAAAGTAAAATTATTGAAGAAAACGCTTTATT